Proteins encoded together in one Thermococcus gammatolerans EJ3 window:
- a CDS encoding flippase, which produces MSLKKRLIINASWLLAGQTLHKLISYIIILVLSRTLGDVGLGQYSFVVSFTSFVSYLSDFGINYYIMREVARDKGKKDLVSYALGFKIILAVLDWLLIVFLALHLNKSAVVKTSIILYGSGAVVGTIGLLFTSVIFAHEVTKYETYSMVTERVMTLLLGGAVLLITKSLFAFFVVLTADTFLLNFLRMYFGSRYVSPKPMFDLDKWKEILSKSYVFWFIYLFSFIYFNTDIIMLGLMKPDEVVGWYKAGYFFIQAAMLVPSVVVNTTMPSISRLWVENPKTLKILFKRAFQVLLVIGVAGAVGAFLFAPLLVHMFFGSEFVNSVEVLKILGWTLPAIFLNSLYGSFLNGIGREKTYTKIVGGTALLNVLLNYILIHLMSYKGAAIATLATNWISTSVLSIKVYSILRDMYEERGRYEKTKGIPEDPKT; this is translated from the coding sequence GTGAGCTTAAAGAAGAGGCTCATAATCAATGCGAGCTGGCTTCTGGCCGGCCAAACACTTCACAAGCTTATCTCTTATATTATAATCCTCGTACTAAGTAGGACGTTGGGTGATGTTGGTCTTGGCCAGTACTCCTTTGTAGTTTCATTTACGAGCTTCGTCTCATATCTCTCGGATTTTGGCATCAACTACTATATAATGCGCGAGGTTGCGAGGGACAAGGGCAAAAAGGATCTTGTATCGTACGCCCTAGGTTTTAAGATCATCCTGGCAGTTCTCGACTGGTTGTTAATAGTATTCTTAGCACTTCACCTGAACAAGAGCGCAGTTGTTAAAACTTCGATAATCCTGTACGGTTCTGGGGCGGTGGTGGGTACAATAGGCCTCCTCTTCACGAGCGTCATCTTCGCCCACGAGGTCACCAAGTATGAGACCTATTCCATGGTTACGGAGAGAGTGATGACCCTTCTCCTTGGTGGGGCAGTTCTGTTGATCACAAAGAGCCTCTTTGCATTCTTTGTAGTTCTTACAGCTGACACCTTTTTGCTGAACTTCCTCAGGATGTACTTTGGCTCGAGATACGTTTCTCCAAAGCCCATGTTTGACCTCGATAAGTGGAAGGAAATACTGAGCAAGTCCTATGTGTTTTGGTTCATCTACCTGTTTTCCTTCATCTATTTCAACACGGACATCATAATGCTCGGTCTCATGAAGCCCGACGAAGTCGTTGGATGGTATAAAGCGGGGTATTTCTTTATACAGGCGGCGATGCTGGTCCCCTCTGTGGTGGTCAACACTACAATGCCATCTATATCAAGGCTGTGGGTGGAAAATCCAAAGACACTGAAGATACTATTCAAGAGAGCATTTCAGGTGTTGCTGGTAATCGGCGTTGCCGGGGCGGTGGGGGCATTTCTGTTTGCCCCACTGCTGGTCCACATGTTCTTTGGTAGTGAATTCGTGAATTCAGTTGAGGTTCTTAAAATATTGGGATGGACACTTCCGGCGATATTTTTGAACTCTCTTTATGGTTCCTTCCTCAATGGGATCGGGAGGGAAAAGACATACACGAAAATCGTTGGGGGCACTGCACTGCTTAATGTCCTTTTAAATTATATTTTGATACATTTGATGTCTTACAAAGGAGCGGCCATCGCTACTTTAGCTACTAACTGGATATCAACATCAGTACTCTCCATAAAAGTTTATAGCATTTTGAGGGATATGTATGAAGAGAGGGGAAGATATGAAAAGACTAAAGGAATTCCTGAAGACCCGAAGACCTAA